The following proteins come from a genomic window of Amphiura filiformis chromosome 16, Afil_fr2py, whole genome shotgun sequence:
- the LOC140135954 gene encoding uncharacterized protein — protein MNFLPDPYKGDDTVNFEIHFEGNKGEQNRNSEEDGNSTIYVAAIGVFIIALFLFFFCVCIKQYCDRRRQLRIPRQITINARGGVVAIAPGTPPPHYDELEFTSRPQISITINNIDGSTHVGDGGSSPPVHSPPPSYDALFESINIQERGSREEPNEGHTIESTSNGDEHVVLSTGGHDNNGDEQRSVEDEQHNDVDAGVDNISISAGEQSVSDGNETERPDHANNV, from the exons ATGAATTTTCTTCCAG ATCCGTACAAAGGTGACGACACCGTTAATTTTGAAATCCATTTTGAGGGCAACAAAGGAG AACAAAATCGGAACTCTGAAGAGGATGGCAATTCCACGATATATGTTGCAGCAATAGGTGTTTTCATCATAGCATTATTCCTATTCTTTTTCTGCGTGTGTATCAAACAATACTGTGATCGAAGACGTCAATTGAGAATTCCACGACAAATCACCATTAATGCAAGAGGAGGAGTCGTTGCAATAGCACCGGGGACACCGCCACCTCACTATGATGAACTGGAGTTCACTAGCAGACCTCAAATATCTATAACAATCAATAATATCGATGGTAGTACTCATGTTGGTGATGGGGGCTCAAGTCCACCAGTGCATTCACCACCACCTTCCTACGATGCACTGTTTGAAAGCATTAATATACAGGAACGTGGTTCTAGGGAAGAACCCAATGAGGGGCATACTATAGAATCAACTTCAAATGGTGATGAACATGTTGTGTTAAGTACAGGTGGTCACGACAACAATGGTGATGAACAAAGGTCCGTTGAGGACGAACAACATAATGACGTTGATGCGGGCGTTGATAACATAAGCATTAGTGCGGGAGAACAGTCCGTATCTGATGGAAATGAAACAGAGAGGCCAGATCATGCGAACAACGTTTAA